TTAACAGGGTGGCTTCAGATGTTCCAGGAAAACTGTTTTTACACTTTAAGCCACCTTTGTGAATGTGGTTGTATGAAGGAGTGGTTCTCCAGCATCACCACACTTCCGCTTCCCCAGATTTCTGAAGGGCAGCAACCCTGGGCTTGACCATGTCATTGTTCCCCATCAGCACTGAATCCccacggagggggggggggaggaacactTCCTGTGCCATTTCTGATATAGAAGTGACATGCTCTGAATTGCCATGAACTGAAATAAGAAGTAGAAGGTGATCTGCACCGACATTTGTGCAACTCAGTTAACATAGCCATCCCTGAATTCTTCTTGGtgcctgctgaagacattcttatttagacaaatctacccagatgtttgggatgcgggtggcgctgtgggttaaaccacagagcctaggacttgccgatcagaaggtcggcggttcgaatccccgcaacggggtgagctcctgttgcccggtccctgctcctgccaacctagcagttcgaaagcatgtcaaagtgcaagtagataccttcccgccagagcgggaaggtaaacggcgtttccgtgcgctgctctggttcaccagaagcggcttagtcatgctggccacatgacccggaagctgtacaccggctccctcggccagtaaagcaagatgagcgcctcaaccccagagtcgtccacgactggacctaatggtcaggggtccctttacctttacctttacccagatgtttagaaagtttgtgTGAGTTTTTAATTTGAGTTTATTCTATTCTTGCTTTAACTGTGTGCTTTAAATTAAGGTTGtaagttttttattgttttatcttttctgtaaaccgctttgagtttttttctacaatcaagtggtatataaattttacaaaacaaacaaacctgccaTTCCTGATCTACAGAGGTTGCCAAATttcatgggtgaccttgggctagtctctcTCATTAGGTCTTACatttgcaaggttgttgtgaagataaaatgtggGAGGGGAGCAAGACATGGATGCCACCCTATGCATCTTGAAGCAATGGCAACAAAAAATCCTAACACCCACCCCGGTGGGACCTACAACAGGATATTGCTGTGCAGAATAATCTTTTCCGCATTTCAGTCATGGCCTCCTCCTCATACTCCATTCTTTTTCCTCTCCCATCCCACATGGTTTACCATTGGCTGTCCCTCCCTTCACCCCCCTGCTAATGGTCAGTCATTCTTCCACAACCTTAGCATGCTTAGTCTTCATTaggtttttggggtgggggaatgcccTTCGCACTTAAGGCCCCCCTCCCATGTTTTTTGCACATCTGCAAACTCTGCTATTCCCCTGAATCTGTTTATTCTTTCCCTCTTGTGTATGACTGGTCCCATTGCAGCTACATACAGAACAGCACTCGCAGTCTGAACATGGGCAATAGGAGGAACAGCCACCATAAAACACAGACAGGTGGAAGGAGGGATGCAGCAGTTGCACTCACAGCCCGCTCCTTCTTTCATCTTCTTCCCCCACCTGTTAGACCAGCAGGCGGAGAAGGAGATTAATGAGAGAGACCAGGAAAGCAACGGCATGGGAGGTGCCTTAAAGCGCTCTAAAGCATGGGCGTGGTCTTCAGGCTGAAGCCTGGCAAACTGAACAGAGGGAGAGTGGCTGGCGTTTCCCTTAGGAATAAAGAAGATCCAGCTTTAACTATGATGCACATTCATTTTTGCTGAAGCCACACTGCAGCACACCCAGCACAAAGCCAAGGCAGTAATCCAGGACTCTTACTATTCTGCTGTCAACTTGCATGGAGGAAAAAATGGAGCTCCTTTGTTTTGCAGGCCTTATTACTCCCTCTCTGCACCGCCAAGAGCTTTGTTTAAGATCCACCCAAATCCATCTCTACCTGTCTAGGCAGCAGTCGTTTTAAAAGGCCCTCAGAGAGCACGATCCCTCCTGCGCCTGCGGTGAACTCAACAAAACAAATTGCTTGATGTGGGTCCCTGCAAGTGAGTTATATTAATAGCTGGCAAAGCCCTCGTGCGTGGCCCATGTACCAACTCTACTAGCAAGGCTGATTCCCCACAGGCAGAAGGGGCAGGCAATGACTCCCTGTGCTCACAGAATAAACGGGAAGAAACGGCACTGCATATTCTGCCAAAGCTGAGCATCGCTTCGGGCATCCTCTACTTCCCAgcatttcctcccttgctccaCTGTGATGGCACATATAGTGACCCCCTCCCTTCAAAACAGCCGTCTGGATATGGTGTTTTGAAGGCTAAGATTCTTAAAAATCCAGATGGTAGGCCACATCCCATTTCTGAACTAGTTCAAAGAATGCTGGTGGGAATAAATGCACCCCAGCCTCGCCTCTGACATCCCGTCCCTGCCAGCCACACCCAAGACAAGATGAATGGAGATTCTTCATCTATTTGCCAAGATGTGCTTAGAAACCCTCCTTGTGGCTGGGAACCCTGGCTGGGCAAGGTTCTGGATCACAGAAACCTTCTGAGCATCTTCAGCCAAATGCATATGTAATCTTCCTTCAGACAATGTGGGAAGGAAAGGAGATGTTGAGGGCAGGCCAGTCCGATATCCACTATTTATTCCCTACCAGGAGTGCTGGTGAAATTTGCTATGAGCTGGCCAAGCctctaactcaggggtcagcaaacttttttagcagggggccgatccactgtccctcagaccttgtggggggccagactatatttggggggggaaagaagaacgaattcctatgccccacaaataacccagagttgcattttaaataaaaggacacattctactcatataaaaacatgctgattcccggaccatctgcgggctggattgagaaggcgattgggccgcatccagcccctgggccttagtttgcctacccatgctctaactgGCATGTAGTCTTGCTTGCAGGATTTCCCCATACCTTGGTACCAAGAATCAGATTACATCCCTATTCTCCATGCAATCTTAGAATGACAGAAAAGGGCTACACTACAGGGTCTGGATACAAAGAACAGGAACAGACCTTGCCTTGTGGTATTTCTGCACAGCTGGTACCTACAGAATTGCTCTAGGCAGAACACGGTTGCTGCAGCCATTACAGATCTGCCATGGGCCGAAAAGAAGTTTCTTGGCTCACAAGCTGCTTCTCTCTTTTCACAAGATGCCATCTGGCAAAAATCCTGCCCCTGCTATGGGcaacttcctccctccttccctcccttcccacgGCTCAGTCCCCAAAGGAGGAAGTTGGTTTTGCTCAGTGACTCCCAGGGCAGTTTGCTTACCGTGACTGTTTTTATTCGCCCCAGTTGCCGAGTGCAGCTCCAGCCTGAACGGTTTATTAACAAAGTGCACTGCTCCCCGTCATCGCAAGGCTCCATTCCGCACCACTGTTTGTTGACAATGATCTGGGCTGCCGAACGTAGCCAGGGAggtaaggaggaaggaaagaatggagagagagagagaggcaaaaaGGGGCAAAAATTAAGCACAGGTTTAACAAGAACCATGGATAAAATGTGAGATTTGGGCTTTTTCCTATGTCAATTTCATAGTGCAATTCTttacttatttttatatttatatcccaccttttctccaaggagctcaaaggggagttctctctctatttttatcCTCACCACATTGCTGTTCGGCTGAGAGATTATGACACATGAGCTTCGTGGGTGAGTGGGGATTCAAGTGCTGCTCTCCCATGTtgcagtccaacactctaaccattgtgcTACACTGCACCACGATAAAGATGCAGTTAACTAACTGCCCTCCCAAATGAGTCTGTTTTCTCCCCACCAGCGAGACCACCCCCTCCATTTCATGGGAGTGGGATTCCACAAAACAGGTGAGCACGCCTGCACATACTAACTACTTACTTAAATAGAGTGAGGTTTACTTCTATATAAGCACACATAACGTGGCACTGTTAAGACATATTTTGCTCATCATAGAGAAAGGCCCTTTGAAACGGAGTACTGgaagaggaaaaggggggaacagagtgaaaatgaaagcaaaggaagagggaaggggaaaggggagagTGGATCAAATCTATGAAGCTTTATGATGTGGTCATAACACCCCCTAATGTGAGAAAACAGGCCACCTGTGAGCTCAGAATAGCCTCATATTCGCCACATGtaccaaacacccacccacaggcGGGGGACACCTTCCCACACACGCATAGCAACACTAGGTAGCATGTCACTGTTGCACAATCTCAGCACATTACAACACAAGGTAACACATGCCCACACGCCAAAGCCTCAGGGAAGCTTCTTCTAAGGCCTTAAGGTTCAAGAGAGAATCcagtgcatttttgttttgtttttacacagTAGCTCCCAAAATATGATCAAGTAGCTTCCTAGAATGGGAAAGTAATGATTTTGTGGAGCCAAACCATTTCCGTGCAGCTCAAGACCATGTTACCCTCAGTCTCAGAATCCAAAACACATGGCTATTTCCCTGAGGTTTTCTTGTTTCTCCCCAGACAGGCTAAAGCTTTTCTGATCACTCTAGTTAATGGATATCAGCAACAGCAAGTGTATTCTCAGGACCTGCCCACTAGgtcctattctctctctctctctctctctctctctctctctctctctctctctctctctctctttccctctccctctcccagcttatccacatttacctttcctctgctctttctagTTTCTAGGCACAGCCTgcaatttaaagctctgtgtccaagcacccccccttcttcttttcttttctttttgctccagagctttccccatggaaacccactctttaaagctcaattggagcaaacttcAATCCAAGTTGATGTTTGCTCAGCACAGAGCCTTAAGGTGCAGACTTCCGCCTGGAAAgggcagggcaaaaggtaagtgtggataaactCTGCTCCCCTCTCTCTTACTCTCTCCTTCGGAACTTTTGTCGTCCAGTGTTTTAAGTCACAATAAAGCCTCCACACAGATAGTGAGTTGCCCTTCTCCCAGAGATTGCCTCTGTCTCCTCAGATGCTCAcagcagagaagaagaagcagtgcaACCGCTCAAACAATCTGATATCCCACCCGCTATAGCACACAGCCCACGAGGTTacctagccagtgtggtgtagtggttaagagcggtagactcgtaatctggtgaaccgggttcgagtctccgctcctccacatgcagctgctgggtgaccttgggctagtcacacttctctgaagtctctcagcctcactcacctcacagagtgtttgttgtgggggaggaagggaaaaggagaaagttagctgctttgagacttcttcgggtagtgataaagcaggatatcaaatccaaactctgctAGTGGTGGATGGAAAAGAAGGGAACAGTGAACAAGCGGAGCAACAGAATGAGAAGCAGAGAAGCTGCACACTCGTCTTTAGTTGCAGAGCTTTTAAAGAGATGGGCTTCCTCTTCAGGCGGGCACCTAGAAATGCTAAGCACCGATAACTGCTTTACAACAACATGCTTATCAGAAGAGGGCTTATGTATCTCCTCAGAGTGAGAGGGGGCTCTTGAAGCACGCAGATGGAGCGGCACTGCACGTCAGTCCAAACCCAAGGGTAAGGAGCCTTTTCCAGCCTGAGACCCactttcccttctgggcaactttcctgaggcagcaggctagttgtgggtggggccaaaggcaaaagtgggaagCATGAGGCAttatcaaggacacattccagccaggcaaaaacactcaagggggtTGCAAAGCAAGGTCAGTAGGAGATGTGGCTGGTGATGGCTTGTGGCCTAGGAAGAGTCCCtgaggccagacagagaggcttggGGGCCACATTTGTCCCCCAGGCTTGAGGTTCCTCACCAAAACTGAATGTAATAACTTTATTCTTTTTATAACTCTATTGGATCTTAGTTTTGACTAGAAAAACCTCAGCTGGTTAGTTTCAGCACCCCTGGCAGAGACCTATAGATTTAGAGTGGGGGGAAAGACAGCAGTCCCTGCTAGCATTGGAGAGTTCACAGAGACTGTGATGTATATCAGTAGGAGAGCACCAAGAAGCCTCAACATTTCTCTCCACGTTTAAAGATGTTCTTATTCCTTGTTGGACCTGATCCACAGATATTTGGAACAATCAACTGAGGGAGACCTTGCTCTCTTACCATCCACACATGCAGGTTTTGCTTTCGTTGTTCCAGCCACTTGACCCCTCCGACAAGCACACCGCGCTGTCTGCCTGGCGATCATCCTCTTGGGATGGCTCATATCTCTGTCCAATGCTGTGATTTCACACGTCCCCACCTCCAGCTCCTTTCCTGCAGTGAGAGATTGGGAAATGAGACAGACTTAATCCCAGCAGAACAGGAGAAGCACGCAGCCTGTTTGCCAGAGCAGGACACGAGGAGTCAGGCCTCTTGGGCTAAAGAGGCAGCCTAAAATGACTCAGCGCCAATTgagtatgcacacacacacacacacacacacacacacacactacatttcAAATGCAACCATTCCCCGTGAAACACTTTTGTGCATATGTGTACACTTTTTTTCACTGAAAACAAAAATGATTCTGCTGGTTTTGCATCTTCCCATTTTGGCAATCAGCCAAAAGGTAAAAAATCATGCTGAGAATAGAGACACCTTCCAAGAAATGTGAATCCCTTTCTTTAAGTATGTTAATGACCAAAGACTTTGTTATACCAGTCACTCAATATTTTCAATGAAGAGGTTATGTTAAGCATTATGTTTCATTGTTGAACATGTAAGTTTACGTCTAGAGCAACGGATAGAATGAACACcattagatgtactgctggaGAAGTGCTtacttgtattattatttttagaaaccaataaaaatggtttgtttgtttgttttaaaaaaaattacaccaGGCCTGTACGGTTCCAGCAACCTGGTTACCCTGACGCTGAGAGGAACCCAGCCTATCTCCATAGGATAGCTAGCAATGTCCCAAGTCACTGGACCAAATTCAGCCATTTTGCATAGCTAAGCTTTGTGGTTGCACTAGATTCTCAACATGCTAAATCCATTCCTCCTCTCACTAGTCCCCTTGGGGATGGAATCTGGAAGTTTGGAAGAatcacactttttttttacactATATATGAGGCTGAAAAGATGAGCCAACAGTCCAGGGGGTGAAATTCAGATGAGAAGCTGAACCCAGACATTCAACAGAAGGTTTTACCTCCTTTACGATTGCTGTAAAGCGCTTGGGATCTCAAAGCAGGGACTACTGCCAGCCATACACCCAAGTGTTTTACCTGGAGAGCCACCTCTAGCCAGCACGGGGCTTCCCAAAGCCCTTTTGTTCTTCTCTCCACTTTTCGGCTCAGGGAATGCCACGCAGGGGCTGGGCAGCAGCAAAACACCCTCACATTCACCTTTTCCCATTTAAATGGGTTGGCCTCACACAGACTCGCTGCTTGTGTAGCAAGCATGCAAGAGATTGCTCCTATGGATTCCACTTTGTCTTTGCCACCTATCTACCTGGGCAGGCCGGCAGGCTGGCCTTcctacctgcctgcctggccACCCTGATAACAGCATGTTCCAACCGTTTCCTTCAATCTCTATATACTCTTCTTGCTGCTTGCTGCGCTATCAGCTGTTATCCAGAGCAGGGAAACAGAATGCAGATCTACAAATACTGGGCCTGCTGGCTCATAAGCCCCTTATTGTTACTTCTTGTGTCACCGTCTGTCCGAATTCCTTTTACTTTCTCCCTGAGCCTTGAGTATAATATACTCAATATATGTATCTccatatatctgtatctataacCTGCCCCTTTGAATAAGTTCAAAAGCCCCTCTGCTTCCCTACTAGATGGGCAACACCACTTTCTCATTTCCTCACATCTTCTTCAGTGGCATTCATGTGACGGAAGTGCATGCGATCACCGGAATTTATACCGGCACATGCAACAGCCTTTTCATATTTATTTGGACTGTAATATATACATTCAATCTCCAGctccctgttctctctctctcctagagAGAGTTATTTGTTATCTGAATAAGTAGATGTGAGCGGCTGAGACGTTTCTATTAGAACTGCATTCACTGGGTATGATTTACCTTGCTGCATGCTCTGTTATACCTTTTCCTGCTTATGATGACTTGGGGACTGATCCTGCCTGGCTTGCTCAGTGCTACTGACATCAGCAGGGAACAGACTCATAGTAACTTTGCTTTAAATAACTCCTTATCGTCAGCATATCCAAGTGCCACAAGTTACTCACATTGGGATGTTTCCGTGACCCAATGTGGCTGAAGGAGCCGTTTCACACAGCGGTTGTGTTTCTCACAGCCCAACTGAATGTAAAGTGTGATGGACAAAACACAGGCTCCTGATTGCAAAGTAGGTATGTGTCAAGTATCGCAGCCAGTCATGGACCCACAGTAGACATCCCAAAGTCTTAAGGAGTCTGCACCTGCCCATCACATCCTACAAGTTTGCTTGTAAGCAACTTTTCAGACAGATGCTGGAGAGTCCCCTTGATAGAGATggggaaatctgtcaatttcagggTTTGTTTTCCCCCAGTTTCCAGTTTTTCCACATTCAGTTCCTCATATTCCTGCATCAGTTTCTGaataatcttttaaaaacaagTCCTCATGAGAATGCAGCAATTTCAGTGCAATTTCAGTGCAAAATTCTAATGTGTGTAGGCAAATTTGCCTTGCAATGCACATATTTTTTCCTGACATTataatttttgtatgctattttcacatatgcatgcatttttatcCGCACTTTATTCTAATGCATACTCTTTTTTTGTAcaccttacttggctggagaacagcctgGCAAAATAtgaagaagtgcagattttgaaggatggccgaGTTTCAGTTTGCGTACTGTTCGTAACATTGTGAATGAGGTAGGCTTGCCAGCAGGAGTGCTGGGTTGGCTACACCACTTCATCCAGACAGCCCTGGTCTCACTCTGCCTCCCAGCcatgctgctgccaggaggctaCTGTTGCAGCCCAGCCCCACTTGGCAAGCTGCTTCAGCTACCAGCAATGTGTCCTGCAATATCTATGCAGGCATTGCAAGGAATGCTGCCCCTTTTAAGACTGTCGCTTGAAGCAACAAGGAGGCATGCCTACAGGAACGTATGTTTACTTGTGATTAGGCACCCCAACCTGCTATCTGCTATCTTTCAAGcggtgcaggggtgggggaacagccTAAGGGCCAGATTGCCATCTGGACAGCCTTCCAGGGGGCCAGTGGCGGGCAGGGTGACAGGCAAAAGTAGACGCATCAATAAATGCTagttttgcctttgtacagtggACCTGTTTCTTGAAACATATGCATCTCTATCCATCATCCGCCCAGGCAAGGAAGGTAAGAGCTCTGCCTGGCAGAAACACTCACGGAGTGTGTATGGCAGGGCTGgtaaggggtgtggcttgggaagagGGCATGTGGCCTGGGAAGAACTTCAGGGGCCAGGAAGCTAAGTGTGGAGAGCTGCACGTGGGTCTGAGGTTCTTCATCCATGAAGTAGTGAATTTGTCCCTGGCACGTATTATAAtcaagaaaaggaagggggggaggagggaggaaagagggacaatGAGAGAGGAGGGACAAatcaaaatggaaataaaacaggGGTAAAGGCACCGCTCTGGAAAATATTGATTGGAAGGAAGAAAGAGGGGAAAACGCTTCAACTTCTTTAACTGCCTGAGCAAAGAGGTGATTAAAGCACATTAAGGGATAGCTGCCATGTTTTGTGATCTCAGAAATATGCCCTAAAGTGTAGAAAGGCAATTATCATCCATGTCAGTGATTGCAAAAGTAGAAACAGACGGTACAATTTATTCCAAGCTAATTCTTTCTGGAATAAAAATGGTTGCTTTTTAACACCCGGTTCCCTAGTTTTCTGAGTACGCTAATTGCTGAACGCTCTTTTCTCCCAATTTGCTTAATATCAATGGAATGCTTTGTCACCTCGGAGTCTCAGCACCATCGCTCTACTAATGCatttcatttttacatccttcttTATCTTCACATGAATTGATTTGGcattgtagggctggaagggatctGAAAATGATCTATAGCAACCCTTTGCACTAACCCTCAGCCACATCACACGTGAGCCCACCAAGAGAGTAACAGATCATCTAAAGCAGCAGTGGACAACAGTAGCAACAGGTGTCACTGCTGCCTACCTGGCTGGGGTGATGGTGAGGTTAAGCAACAGGGTTGCATCATCAGGACTGCTGGATTGGCTCCCATCAATGCAACCATGCAGGCCCAACCTTACCTACGTTCCAGGAAAGTAGAAGTCAGGTTCTGTCCCACCACATAGGCTTCAAGTGATGGGCTCTACTAGATTATTTGCCATTTTGAGGCAGATCAAGGTTTTCTGGCTTCCAGTTGTTTAATAATAGAAGGAACAAAAAGACTCCCCCCTATTAGGTTGTTAGGAGTCCCTAATCTGTAGTATTTCAGATGCAGACTTCTACACATGGATCATCCCATTGGATGGCTCA
The Podarcis raffonei isolate rPodRaf1 chromosome 6, rPodRaf1.pri, whole genome shotgun sequence DNA segment above includes these coding regions:
- the LOC128415993 gene encoding chemokine-like protein TAFA-5 isoform X1 is translated as MLAGWRELSTGISATLCCLLFFWLLYSHPPKEGWKEQAEPERHIGIWTERPFRHPRLLGLYKSTWAFESAQDQECLHCKRGKELEVGTCEITALDRDMSHPKRMIARQTARCACRRGQVAGTTKAKPACVDAQIIVNKQWCGMEPCDDGEQCTLLINRSGWSCTRQLGRIKTVTVS
- the LOC128415993 gene encoding chemokine-like protein TAFA-5 isoform X4 gives rise to the protein MLAGWRELSTGISATLCCLLFFWLLYSHPPKEGKELEVGTCEITALDRDMSHPKRMIARQTARCACRRGQVAGTTKAKPACVDAQIIVNKQWCGMEPCDDGEQCTLLINRSGWSCTRQLGRIKTVTVS
- the LOC128415993 gene encoding chemokine-like protein TAFA-5 isoform X3, translated to MERAVYRDKCYTLLPPLLLAAVFSSTQGRAFESAQDQECLHCKRGKELEVGTCEITALDRDMSHPKRMIARQTARCACRRGQVAGTTKAKPACVDAQIIVNKQWCGMEPCDDGEQCTLLINRSGWSCTRQLGRIKTVTVS